In Palaeococcus ferrophilus DSM 13482, the genomic window CCCTCGAAACCTCCACGCCGTTGAAGAACACCCGGTAGTGGATGCCTCTGAGGTCAACGGGCACGTTGTTCGGATTGGTAACGAACACGTTGAGCCTTATCTCCGTGGCCCTTTCCGGGGCGGCGAGCTCTGCGTAGTTGAGGGTCATCCGCAGGGGCTCAACCGGAAGGTCGCACTCCGGGAAGTTGGCACTTTCGAGCACTATCGAATCCTTTATGTTGGTCTCAAGGGATTTCCCAACGGAGAGCTCAACGTTTCTTTCACCAAAGCGGTAGAGGGCCTTCCCCCTCACCACCAGCCGGAGGGTGCTCTTCTCGCCACTTCTCACGTGCTCCTTCCACCCTTCGATTATCCCGACGGTGTTCATGACTACCTTTCCCCTCACCGTGGTGGAGCCCATTGCAGGGATCGTGGTGTTTTCGCCCGCCCCGTATGCTATGGGCACGTCGTTTACGTAGAGCTCCAGCATGGGGTAGTCAATCGTGTAGCTGAAGGGTAGGAAGTTCCTCACCTTTACGGAGGTCTCCAGAGTTAAGGGAGAATTAAGCGCAACAATGTTTGAATCGTAGGAGGAAATTGTCATGGAATATGTCAAATAAGCCGAGAACATGAGAAGGATTGTTATAAGTGCGAGGATAGTGCGCCGACTTCTTATTCTCGCCATAACTCCCTTCTTTGTTTTGTTTTTTAAAGAATTTAAGTTTTTTCTGGGAACGGCAACAAGGGTCGAGAAGCTATATCGTGGGAGAAATTTGGAAGAAGCTGGCGGACCGGCGGGGATTCGAACCCCGGACCCTCGGCTTAGGAGGCCGATGCCCTATCCTGGCTAGGCTACCGGTCCACTTCGAGGCCATTCTTCTCTCAAAATAGAAGGGTATTTAAGCTTTACGGTTCTAGGAGTTAGGGGGAGTGGTATGGACGAGATAGACAGGAAGATACTCAACATGCTGATGGAAGATGGGAGGATTTCCTACCGGGACATGGCCCGGGAGCTTGGAATAGCCGTTGGCACAGTCCATAACAGGATAAAAAAGCTTGAGGAGAGAGGGATTCTGAAGGGCTTTCTCCCCATCATAGACTACGAGAAAGCCGGCTACGGTCTCACGACAATAATCGGCATCCAGGCCCAGGGAAACAGGATAGTGGAGATTGAGAAGCGCATAGCAAAGGATCCCCACGTCACGTGCGTTTACGACGTAACGGGAGATTACGACATAATAATCATCGCGAAGTTCAGGGACAGGAAGGACATGAACGCCTTTGTGAAGTCCCTCCTGAGCATTGAGGGGGTGGAGAAGACCACGACCCACGTGGCCATGGAAATAGTTAAGGAAGATATGCGCATCGAGGTCTAGACAACGTAGTAAGAGCCCTCCATACTGAGAAACCTTCTTGAGAAGTCCCTCATGGTCTCCGCCGGTAACTTAACCTTTTTTCCATTCAGATCTCCCTCGAAGATGAGGGGCTTGTCCTGGAGCGACTCTTCAACGAACTCGGCGAAGCGGTGCACCTCCCCCATCGTCATGGCCTTCACAATCACGTACTCGCTGAACTCGACGACCCTGATTGCACCCCTAAGAACTATCTCCTCGCCGCAGTCCTCCCTGCTGCAGTGAAACTCGAAGGGCTCCTCTGCCTTCGTCTCCACCATCACGCTCTTTCCGCGAACACCGTACACCATGAACCTGTCCATGAACTGGAGCTCGTCAAGTTCCTCCTTAGTTAGCTCCCTCCGGATGTGGACGTGCTCCCTCAGGTGGCTCTCGAGATTGCCTTCAAAGCCGCAGATGGGACACTTCATCACTCCACCCTCTTTACGACGAACTCACAGTAGGGGTCGCCCTTGGCCTCACATTTAACCTCCTCACCCTTCCACTTGCCTCCCACCCACTCCTCGACAATCCTCGTGATATACCCCGCGTCGTGCCAGTGGACGGCCTTTCCAAAGTTGGGCATCCTAGGGAATAGGTTCTTGCCCCTGACCACCACCACGTCGTCCTCGACGAGGGGCACCTCGACCACCCCACCGCCGCTGATCTTCGTGGAGTGGGCGAGCCTCTCAAGCGACTCCCTAAGACTCTTATAGGTAGCCTTATCAACCCTCGCCACTTCCTCGGCGTCCTTGACGCCCCAGAAGTACAGAAAGTCCTTGGCCCTATCGTAGCCGAGGTACTCGATGATGCTCTCCAGGAGGGAAGCTTCCGAGGACTCGTCTATAATCTGAATCCTAACGTCCTCCTGCCACAGGATACCCTCATCGTCCAGGTGAAGTGCCTCCTTTATCCTCTCCACGCTCTCGTAAAGTTCCCACGCCGGGATTATTCCCTCCTCCGTCCTGACGTATCGGAAGTTGTTGACAGAGCTTATGGGGTGGGGAGCCTTCTCAACGAAGACTCTGTGCTTCTGCGTATCCACGTGAACTATATACCCGAAGGGGATGGATATTAGCGTACCTTCCGACTGGGAGGCGAGGGAGGTTGTGAATGATGTTACGGTTGGAATCCCCGATATCTGCAGTGTGTTTATAAAACGGACCATTATCCTGATGAACTCCTCCTTTATGATGGACATGGCGTAGAGCACGGAGAGGTCATCGAGCACCAGGTAGTCGTACTTTCCCCTCTCCAGCTCGTCTCGGATTATCGCGGTGGTAATAGGAAGGTCGCGAGGATTTGAGAGCACCCCCGGGCCCGAGATTGGGGTGGGGGAGTAGAGGTTTGTGTAACCATCGAGGATTTTGACGTTCTCAAAGTTGCTGTAATCCACACCGAAGTTTTTGAGCCATCTCTTGAGCCCCTTTATGTCCTGTCTGAACTCCACGAGGAGGACCTTCTTTCCCTGCTTGAGGAGGGCCTTAACGAACTGGTGCATCAGGATAACGTTGTCATCGTGGAAGCTACCCGTAAACAGTATGGGGTATCCCTCGCGGACACCCCCGCGAAGCACCTCATCAAGCCTTCCAATTCCCGTACGGAGTACGGTCATAGGCGAACAACCACCTCTACGGGAATTTTATACTCCTCATGGAGCCTGTCTATGGTGTCCCCAACACCAACGAGGAAGAACATTCCAGCGGCCTTTGCCCCGGCCTGGTGGCACATCTCTATCAAGGCCCTCTGGGTCTCGCCGCTCCTTATGACATCGTCCACTATGAGGACCTTATCCCCCTTCTTGAGGGCCCAGTACGGGAGGTACAGCGTGGAGACGGTTCCCGAGGCACTGGGGACGTAGTTGACCTCGTAGAAGCGCTCGATACCGACCTCCTTTTTCTTCTTCGCGTAGACGACGTCAACGTTCAACTCGTTGCCTATGTGGACGGCGAGGGGTATCCCGTCCGTTGCGGCGGTGAGGATTTTATCCACATCCTTTCCCATGTATCTGGCCGCAACGTTCTCCGCGATGAGGCTCATGAGGGCAGTGTCACTGAGCACCGCCATATTATCAAAGAGACCGCGCTCATCGAACCTTATTCTCCGCTTAACCTCTTCCTCGATGTTTATGTAGGGTGACAGCAGCTCAAGGAGTTCTTTTGAGCGTCTGCTGCTTGGGAGCACCTTACCCCTCACGTATCTGTTGAGCACTGTGATGGGCAATCCTGTGATTTTTGAGAGTTCCTCGTAAGTATAGCGCTTTTTTAACAGCTTAAGTATTCTTAAAAGCCTTAATTTTTCTTTAACTGCCGCGAGCTGGCTCATTCTCTCTCCCTCCTTGGGAAGAAGATTGACAAAAAAATGTTTAAATAGGTTTCGGTTTACCCAGAGCGTGGATAAATGGAAAGAAACCCCCCTCGTTGTCTTCACTCCCTGAGGAACTCGAGCTCCTCAACGAGAGGCTTCTCCCTCTTCTTCAAGTCCCTCTCCGCCATGTAACCGTAAAGCATGACCAGCAACTCCATTATCTCACCTCCTTTTTTGTCTCTCCGTAATATACAGGTATTTTTTAGGTTAAAAGCTTTTTCAGCACCTTTACAGGGCCAGATGACCATGAAAAGGCATTCTAACCATAAAAAATGCCCGCTGATAACTTTTTAGCCTTAATGAACATGTTTGTTCAAGAAAAAAGAGTTTAAAGGAACTTTTTTCTCAAAATGCGCACATTTTAGGGAAATTCCACATTGCTAAGGGTTATAAACTGCCGGGCCCCTTTTTAATCAGGTGGTGAAAATGGCACTTGAAAACCTCGGAAAGGCCCTTAACAGCGCGCTCAAAAAGCTCGCGAGGTCAAACGTTGTGGATGAGGCGCTCATCAAGGAGGTCATACGAGACATCCAGAGGGCCCTGATAATGAGCGACGTTAACGTCCGCCTTGTTCTCGACCTGACGAAGAAGATAGAGAAGAGGGCCCTTGAGGAGAAGCTCCCTCCAGGAATATCGAGGAAAGAGCACATAATCCACATCGTCTATGAAGAGCTCACGAACTTCCTCGGGAAGGAAGCGAAGCAGATTGAGATAAAAGAGAAGCCCACAATCCTGCTCACCGTTGGAATTCAGGGTTCGGGTAAAACCACCACGATAGCGAAGCTCGCGCGGTACTTCCAGAAGAGGGGCTACCGCGTGGGCCTGGTGTGTACCGACACCTGGCGGCCGGGTGCCTACTTCCAGCTCAAACAGCTCGTGGAGCCCTTCGGCATCGAGGTCTTCGGTGACCCGGAGGAGAAGGACGCTGTGAAGCTCGCGAGGGAGGGTGTCGCCCACTTTAGGGAGAAGGGCGTTGATGTCATCATAGTGGACACCGCTGGAAGGCACAAGGATGAAGCCGGGCTCATAGCGGAGATGAAGGAGATAAGCTCCGTTGTGAATCCCCACGAGGTGATACTCGTCATAGACGGCACCATCGGTCAGCAGGCCTACAGCCAGGCCCAGGCATTCAAGGAGGCAACTCCCATAGGCTCGATAATCGTCACGAAGCTTGATGGAAGCGCCAAGGGTGGTGGAGCCCTCTCCGCAGTGGTTGCCACGGGAGCACCGATAAAGTTCATAGGTGTGGGCGAGCGCGTGGAGGATTTAGAGCCCTTTGATCCAAAGCGCTTCGTTTCAAGGCTCCTGGGTCTCGGTGATATACAGGGGCTCCTGGAAAAGTTCGAGGAGCTCAGCAAGGAGCAGGAGATAAAAGAGGAGGACATGGAGAAGTTCCTCAAAGGGAAGTTCAACCTCCGCGACATGTACGCACAGCTCGAGGCCATGAGCAAGATGGGGCCGCTCAAGCAGATTATGCAGATGATTCCAGGACTCGGCTATTCCGTCCCCGATGAGTTCCTTCAGGCAGGGGAGCAAAGGCTTAAGAAGTTTAAGGTCATTATGGATTCCATGACGGAGGAGGAGCTGGAGAGACCAGAGATTATAAACTACTCCCGCATAAAGCGCATCGCCCGCGGTTCCGGGACCTCTGTGAGCGATGTGAGGGACCTGCTGAACCAGTACAATCAGATGAAGAAGTTCTTCAAGAGCATGAACAAGAGAAAGCTCTCCCGCCTAGCCAAGAAGTTTGGTGGAATGAACTTCGGGGGGTTTGGGATATGATTGAGGCTTTCATTATGGTTGTCGTCCGACCCGGAAAGGAAGAAGAGGTATACAACGCCCTGAAGGAGGTTCCCCAGGTCAAGGAGATTTACAGGGTTTACGGGGAGTACGACGTGGTTTTAAGGGTCGAAGTGGGGAGCATAAAGGAGCTCGACGACTTCCACGACCACGTGCTTAGGAAGGTCAAGAACGTTGAAATGACGGAGACCCTGATAGCGAGCTCCTACAGGGGGTGATGCCTTGAGGGACGCGAAGTCCCTTGTGGCCACCATCTACCTCGACACGGGAAGGGTGGAGTTCGACCCTAACTTTAAATTTAAGTGCCTCGACGACTGTGCCAAATGCTGTGTGGAGCTCGACATTCCCCTGAGGGACGAGGACATCACGAGGATAGAGGAACTCGGCTACAGCACGTGGGAGTTCGTGGACTATGAGAAGATGTTCTACCGCGGAGACAGGTTCGTGGGTTACGCCCTCAAAAAGCGCCCCTTCGACGGTGCCTGCCCCTTCCTCCGGGAGGACGGGAAGTGCGCCATCTACCCCCACCGCCCCCTCGCCTGCCGTCTCTATCCCTTCCTCCTCGTCAAGCACGGGAACGTCCTCGAGATTTACGTCAGGAACGTTGAGTGTCCGGGTATAGGCCACGAAGAGGGCCGGCCCGTTGACGAAGCCTTTATTGAGGAGTACTTCGGCGAGGTGGTGGAGGAATACAGGGGGAAGATGAAGTCCCATGGAGCAATGGTCGGGCAACGAGCGTGACAGCTTTTTGTTTTATTATGTAATTATGCAATTGTGTTTTTAATTAGAAAGGAGGGAAAGGTGTGAGGAGAATAATCCCCATTCTCATTGCCATCTTAGTTGTGAGTGCAGGATGTGTTGGGGAGAAACCCGTGAGTCCATCCACCACAACAACCGTGACCCCTGAAGAGACCGCCACCACCGAGGTTCCCAGAGAAGAGACAACGACTGAAACACCTGCCCCCACTATGACGACAGAGGGGACCGTCAAAGTTACGTTCATCGTCTCGGTTCCAGATTATACCCCCGAGAACGACTCGATATACATAGCGGGCGACTTCAACCGCTGGAACCCCGGCGACGAGAGGTACAGACTGAGGAAGCGCGACGACAGAAGGTGGGAGATAACACTCGAGTTCCCCTACGGGAAGAAGATAGAGTTCAAGTTCACGCGCGGCTCCTGGGAGAAGGTTGAGAAGGGTAAGAACGGCGAGGAGATCCCCAACCGAGTGATGGTGGTTGAAGAGAGCGGAACCTACGAGTTCACCGTTTATCAATGGAGGGACTACGTGGAGGAGGTCGGAGTGGGCGAGCACACTATAACCGGGAACGTGACGACCTTCAAGATGCTCATCCCTCAGCTCAACAGGACGAGGAGGATATGGGTGTACCTACCGCCCGACTACAACACTTCCGGCAGACACTACCCCGTCCTCTACATGTTCGACGGTCAGAACCTCTTCGACAGTGCAACTTCATTCGCGGGCGAGTGGGGCGTCGACGAGACTCTCGAGAGGCTCTACAACGAGAGCGGCTTCTCCCTAATCGTCGTCGGCATAGACAACGGCGCTGACAAGAGGATAGATGAGTACGCCCCCTGGGTGAACAGGGAATACGGCAGAGGCGGCGAGGGCGACGCAATGGTGAGGTTCATAGTCGAGACACTTAAGCCATACATCGACTCCCACTACCGCACCGTTCCCAACGAGACCGGGATAATGGGCTCTTCCCTTGGCGGCCTGATGGCGGTCTACGCGGGCTTCGCCTATCCGGAGACCTTCCGCTACGTCGGGGCGATGAGTTCGGCCTTCTGGTTCAACCCGGAGATATACGACTTCGTGAGGGATACCACCGGCCCAGAGAAGATCTACATCGACTGGGGAACCCTCGAGGGGAACGACCCTGGCGAGATGATAGCGACGAACGAGAAGATGGTGGAGATACTGAGGGAGAAGGGCTACGTCGAGGGGGAGAACCTTCTCGTGGTGGAGGACAAGGGAGCCACGCACAACGAGTACCACTGGGGCAGACGGTTCCCCAACGCTGTGCTCTGGCTCTTCGGGGGGTGAGCCCCAACCGCAAACTTTATAAACCAATGACCGAGAGTATGCATCGGCACGGCGGTCATAGCGGCGGGGTCACACCCGGACTCGTTTCGACCCCGGAAGTTAAGCCCGCCAGCGATCCCGGTTGTACTGCCCTCCGAGAGGGGGCGGGAACCCGGGGACGCCGCTGGCCTCCCAAATTCTC contains:
- a CDS encoding LEA type 2 family protein; its protein translation is MARIRSRRTILALITILLMFSAYLTYSMTISSYDSNIVALNSPLTLETSVKVRNFLPFSYTIDYPMLELYVNDVPIAYGAGENTTIPAMGSTTVRGKVVMNTVGIIEGWKEHVRSGEKSTLRLVVRGKALYRFGERNVELSVGKSLETNIKDSIVLESANFPECDLPVEPLRMTLNYAELAAPERATEIRLNVFVTNPNNVPVDLRGIHYRVFFNGVEVSRGEKIFTRSFDANETQNMLIVAYVDNARIPELFLNHLQHGEKSEFEIYIYGWISVIGSPADCKLARVRGKVESNFLELINAKSP
- a CDS encoding Lrp/AsnC family transcriptional regulator; amino-acid sequence: MDEIDRKILNMLMEDGRISYRDMARELGIAVGTVHNRIKKLEERGILKGFLPIIDYEKAGYGLTTIIGIQAQGNRIVEIEKRIAKDPHVTCVYDVTGDYDIIIIAKFRDRKDMNAFVKSLLSIEGVEKTTTHVAMEIVKEDMRIEV
- a CDS encoding V4R domain-containing protein, with amino-acid sequence MTVLRTGIGRLDEVLRGGVREGYPILFTGSFHDDNVILMHQFVKALLKQGKKVLLVEFRQDIKGLKRWLKNFGVDYSNFENVKILDGYTNLYSPTPISGPGVLSNPRDLPITTAIIRDELERGKYDYLVLDDLSVLYAMSIIKEEFIRIMVRFINTLQISGIPTVTSFTTSLASQSEGTLISIPFGYIVHVDTQKHRVFVEKAPHPISSVNNFRYVRTEEGIIPAWELYESVERIKEALHLDDEGILWQEDVRIQIIDESSEASLLESIIEYLGYDRAKDFLYFWGVKDAEEVARVDKATYKSLRESLERLAHSTKISGGGVVEVPLVEDDVVVVRGKNLFPRMPNFGKAVHWHDAGYITRIVEEWVGGKWKGEEVKCEAKGDPYCEFVVKRVE
- a CDS encoding phosphoribosyltransferase family protein yields the protein MSQLAAVKEKLRLLRILKLLKKRYTYEELSKITGLPITVLNRYVRGKVLPSSRRSKELLELLSPYINIEEEVKRRIRFDERGLFDNMAVLSDTALMSLIAENVAARYMGKDVDKILTAATDGIPLAVHIGNELNVDVVYAKKKKEVGIERFYEVNYVPSASGTVSTLYLPYWALKKGDKVLIVDDVIRSGETQRALIEMCHQAGAKAAGMFFLVGVGDTIDRLHEEYKIPVEVVVRL
- a CDS encoding signal recognition particle protein Srp54 — protein: MALENLGKALNSALKKLARSNVVDEALIKEVIRDIQRALIMSDVNVRLVLDLTKKIEKRALEEKLPPGISRKEHIIHIVYEELTNFLGKEAKQIEIKEKPTILLTVGIQGSGKTTTIAKLARYFQKRGYRVGLVCTDTWRPGAYFQLKQLVEPFGIEVFGDPEEKDAVKLAREGVAHFREKGVDVIIVDTAGRHKDEAGLIAEMKEISSVVNPHEVILVIDGTIGQQAYSQAQAFKEATPIGSIIVTKLDGSAKGGGALSAVVATGAPIKFIGVGERVEDLEPFDPKRFVSRLLGLGDIQGLLEKFEELSKEQEIKEEDMEKFLKGKFNLRDMYAQLEAMSKMGPLKQIMQMIPGLGYSVPDEFLQAGEQRLKKFKVIMDSMTEEELERPEIINYSRIKRIARGSGTSVSDVRDLLNQYNQMKKFFKSMNKRKLSRLAKKFGGMNFGGFGI
- a CDS encoding Lrp/AsnC family transcriptional regulator, whose protein sequence is MIEAFIMVVVRPGKEEEVYNALKEVPQVKEIYRVYGEYDVVLRVEVGSIKELDDFHDHVLRKVKNVEMTETLIASSYRG
- a CDS encoding YkgJ family cysteine cluster protein, with product MRDAKSLVATIYLDTGRVEFDPNFKFKCLDDCAKCCVELDIPLRDEDITRIEELGYSTWEFVDYEKMFYRGDRFVGYALKKRPFDGACPFLREDGKCAIYPHRPLACRLYPFLLVKHGNVLEIYVRNVECPGIGHEEGRPVDEAFIEEYFGEVVEEYRGKMKSHGAMVGQRA
- a CDS encoding alpha/beta hydrolase-fold protein encodes the protein MRRIIPILIAILVVSAGCVGEKPVSPSTTTTVTPEETATTEVPREETTTETPAPTMTTEGTVKVTFIVSVPDYTPENDSIYIAGDFNRWNPGDERYRLRKRDDRRWEITLEFPYGKKIEFKFTRGSWEKVEKGKNGEEIPNRVMVVEESGTYEFTVYQWRDYVEEVGVGEHTITGNVTTFKMLIPQLNRTRRIWVYLPPDYNTSGRHYPVLYMFDGQNLFDSATSFAGEWGVDETLERLYNESGFSLIVVGIDNGADKRIDEYAPWVNREYGRGGEGDAMVRFIVETLKPYIDSHYRTVPNETGIMGSSLGGLMAVYAGFAYPETFRYVGAMSSAFWFNPEIYDFVRDTTGPEKIYIDWGTLEGNDPGEMIATNEKMVEILREKGYVEGENLLVVEDKGATHNEYHWGRRFPNAVLWLFGG